The stretch of DNA TCTGCCGGGTCTGGCTGCCCTGGCGCAGGACCACCTCCGTCAGCGGCGGTTCTGGGTTGCGGGCCGGGAAAAACTGGGCCACTGCCATACCAGCCAACCAGCCAGCACTGACGCCAACCCCCAGCAGGAGTAGCCGCACCACCAGCGTCCACAGAGCGTGGAGACTGGCCCCCAGGCCAGAGCGCGGCTTGGGGGGAGAGACAACGGCAGCCGGGGCGACTGGCGCTGGGGGAACGGGGCCAGAGCCACCCGCCGGGGGTGAATCGGTTGTTGGCGGTGGCAGATCGGGAGCGTCAGCCATAGCATCTCTGGGCTCAAGACATGGGCTAGCGGCGCTGAGTCCAAACGGGAATTGGGACGACCCTGGAACTGGGCTGGCCTCACTGGGGCCAGCCATCCCACGGGCTGACCTGTAACACGCCGCCCTGAGTGAACACTACCTGAAAGTCGGCCTGATTGCGATCGCCCTCGGGAGCTGTCACCAGGCCCGGCAGCGGGGTCTCCCGCGCCAGCAGGCCAGCGGCGGCGTTGATCGGCTCGTAGCCCACCACCTCGCCCGCATCGGTCAGCCGCACCCGAAACCGCAGGTCTTCACTGGCCGACAGGGGGCCTAGCTCGGCCAGAATGTCGTCGTAGAGGGTGCCGTTGAGGGCGCGAATGCGATCGCCGTCGGCGATTTTGTTTTCCAGGGGGGGCAGAGTCGCCGCCGTAGCCCCGGTGGAGGTTCCGGCTGGGGCCGCCGTTGGGGCACTGGTCGGCTCCACCAAGACCTGCCCAGCGGGGGTAAACGTGGCGATGAACTGGGCCACCCGCTCCCGCACCGGCTCGGCCCCATCGACGGGGACAAAGGTGAGCTGCGGCAGGGGGGTGTTGTCAACCTCGGCCAGGGCCAGGTCACTGTCGTACTTGTAGCCCAGAATATCGCCATCCTCGGAAACCATCACCCGGTAGGCCAGATCGCCGCTGGGGCGGGGGGCATCGGTCCAGTTCTCTTCCAGGCGACGGGCCAGATCTGAGCGCAGCAGGGCCAGGGTAGCGGCATCGGTAATGGCCGGAGCCGCCTCCAGACGCTCCAGGTCGACCCCAGCGGCAGCGGACTCAGTGGTGTCAACTACCGGTTCTACCCCAGCGCCGGGAGCCGTTTCCAGGGGGTTGGTGCCCGACTCTGCCGGGGCAGATGACTCGGACTCGGGCCGAGTGGGTTCAAACTCGGGCGGGGGTACAAAGAACAGGGCCAACCCGGCGGCGGCCAGCACCGCTGCACCCAGGGCAGCTGGCGCGGCCCGCTGGGCGATGGGCTCGGTGGGCTGCACCAACCGCCGCGACACCGCCTGAAACTGGGCTGTGAGGTCAGGCAGGGTTTGGGTATCGGCCAGCAGCTGATCGACCGCTTCCATCAGGTCGTAGAACTGCACCGTGGTCAGTTTGACATCCAGGGGCGGCTGAGCGTTGATGTCGCTGAGCGGTTCGCCCAGGGGCTGCTGATGCACCAGCAGATGGTGATAGCCCCCTTCGCCGGGCTTTACCTCTACCGTGGGCTGCCCCGGCCCGGCCGGGGCAGGACTGGGCACGCCGCTGAGCAACTGCTGACCGTAGCGACTGACCGCCGCCACCAGGCTGTCCAGGAACTCGCGCCCCCCGGTCAGGGTGGCGTCGCTGGCGCCAGGCAGATGACATTCCGCATTCATCAGCACCGCCAGAGGCGAGAGCGGGTCGTTGGCGTCGGCGCTCAGCCCCTCTAAAACCAGGTTGCAGTGGGGCAGGGTGTACTGCCGTTGAACGGTCATGATACTTCTCCGTCAAACAGGCTACTCCAGAGCCGCTGGGGGCCAAGCACCCCCGAGCACAGCAGCAGTTGCTGCAACAGCTGAATCGCCAGCTGATCGAGTTTTTCGTCGGTGCTGTAGGCAATTACCCCAGCCCGACGGGGGTTCATGCGGGCTCGAAAGTGGCTGCGAAAGCGGCTCAGGTAGTCGGCGAGGCGAAAGTGGTGCTGGGGTGAGAGCTGCTTGTCGTTCAGCTGCTGATAGCCTACCAACAGCTGCCTCACCAGCACCGTCAGCCGCCGCGTCAGGGTGCAAATAATGATTACCAGGGCTTTGGCCTCTTCAATCTGGAGGGGACGGCGCTGGCTGTAGCGGCGCATGGGGTTGGTACCCCGCAGCAGCCAAAGGTGTACCCGGCCCTTCACCAGGCCCTCCAGAGCCAGCTCCCGAGAGATGGCTAGCATCGCCTCGCCCCCACCCAGGTCGAGGGCCTCGATCGCCAGCAGCAGCAAATCGAGGTGAATGCGCGCCCGACGGGGGCACTCATCGTTGGGCAGCCCCGGGTTGCTCAGGGTGTCGAGCACCAGGGGCGGCGGGGAAACGGGCGGACTGTTGACTGGCATTCAGCTCTGGAATTAATACAAACAGCATTCTATCAAAACACAGTTGGGCCCCGTCCGTCCGGAGAAATTGCCGAACCTCGGGCTTCGCTGGGGGCAGATGGCATTGGCCGGGGGCATCCAGGTGGTTCATTCTGCTGGTCAGCCAGCATTGACTATCCATCTGCCCCGCTCTCTTTTTGATGGGTCTCTACCCGACAAGTTCCCTAATTGGCGTCGGCTAGCTTGGTCATGCCTCTGACAAACCACCGGCCATCCTGGCGCACCAGGTCGTACTGCATTCGCAGGGTGTCGTCGTAGGCCGCACCGACATTTTCGACGCCGTACTCAAACAACCGAGCCCTTTCAGAAACCCGAGCGATCGCCTGGAGTTCGTCGGCGGTGGGGTCATCGGGGCTGACCGACTCCACCTCAACGGTATGCTCATACTCCCAGTACCAGTTCTCGGCGGCGGCGGCATCGGCGCGGCGAGCCCACTGGGTGAGCACCGGCTCCAGCAGAATGTCGTCGAGGCGATCGCCCTGGTAGTCTTTGCCCAGCGCGGCTCGTTTGGTCGCCAGCCACTCATTGATGACCCGGGCCGCCATATCGTTAACGCCGATCTCAGCCGGGGCCGGTGGCGCTTCGGGGATTTCAAAGGCCGGCTGATCCACCCGAATGGCCAGGGGCTGCCCCGAGATTCTGGGGCCGCTGAAGGCTGAGGTGACCCACCCCAGCGCCCGCATGGTGCCAAAGCCCAAAATGCCGATGCCAACAATGCCCGCCGCCCCCACCAGGGCCAGCCGTCCCCAGCGCGGGGTAGAGCTAGAGCGGCGATCGCGCGATCCGGCCGCCATCGCTGGCGACAGGGCCTGACCAGGAGCCAGGGCTGTATCGACCGCCGCGATCGTGGTTCGGCGCGGGGGATTGGGGGGAGGACTGGCAGCCTCGCGACTGTCCGCCGCCGTCATGCGGCCCTCGGGAGAGAGCTGGGCGACCCGCTCGGCCACCGACAGGTCGTCCTCGCCCGGCAGCTCGAATCCAGCCGCCCTGGCGTCAGCGGGTTCAGCCCGATCGGTCCCGGCCTGGGGACGAGGGGGGCGATCGCGGCGAGGGCGACTGGGGGCCGCAGGAGCAGCGGGTGGGTAGGTGCCGTTGCCATTGTTGCTAGGGCTGCCAGGGCTGCTGTAACCGCTGCCGCCGTAGCCGCCATCGTAGCGGTCTGGAGGTGGCGCACTGCGGCGAGCCGGCGGGGCCGGCATAGAGGGCGCACCGATGGGCAGCGACCCCTCAATGGTGGGGAACTGAGGGGCGCTTGGGAATGGGTTAGCCTGCCCCGGTGCCGCCCCCGAAAACTGCCCCCCCAGCCCCGGTGCCCCGGGCTGGGATAGGTGCGGTTCCGCCGGACCGGGTCCGGTGGGCATCGTCTCCAGGTAGGCCTGCACCTGGGCGTCGGCGAAGTAGTCCTTGAGCGTCGCGTCCTGATCCTTGAAGTCGCGGAAGTGGGGAAACAGCTCATCCTTGAGCCAGCGCTCCGCGTACAGACATAGCCCCGGCAGCAGGTCGGGCGACTGGCGGGAGTGCTCACGAATGTAGGCCAGGGGTTCATACTCCTGGCTCAGTTCCAGGGCGCGGTTGGCCTCCTCAGTCTGGCCCAGCAGCAGGGCGCAGACCGCCTGCTCCAGGTGGACATCCTGCTGGCTGCCCAGCCGCAGCAGCAGCTGCTTGGCCCGCCGCACCAGGGCGGGCTGATGCCGGGCAAAGCCCCGAGCCAGCAGGGCATAGACAGTTAGGTAGGTGGCCACCGGGGACGGGCGGCGGGCTTCGTGCTCAAACAGCTCCTGCTGCTCAGAGGCGGTGAGGTAGTCGCGCAGCTGCTGAATAAAGCGCAGAAAGTCGTCGATCGCCAGCCCGGAGAGATCGTCATCGCTGCCCTCAATGCCGCCCCGGTCTTCGAGCATGGCCTTGAGCAGCTTGAGCCCCTGACGGCGCTCGCGGGTCTGGTCAAGGGGGCGGGCCAGCAGCTCCAGAATCCGGTAAGGGCGCAGCTTGTACAGCTCGGTCTGAATTTCGGCCCGAATGGCGGGGAAGTGATTGCCCCGGGCCAGCAGCTCGTGGCCCGTCTGCAAAGATTCCGCCGCAATTTCGTACTGGCGCTGCTGCCACTGCTCCCGGCCCAGCTCCAGACAGGCCAGGGCCAGGGAGAGCACGACATCGTCCTGGGCGGGGGGTGGAGTAGCCATGCCGCCGTTGGCGTAGGGGTTGCTGAGCTGGGGCTGACCCAGCTGCAGCACCTGCTCGTATTCCCCCAGTTCCAGCAGCAGCAGCAGCGCTCCCACCAGCTGGTCCGATTCAATTTCGATTTTGGAACTCTGGGCTTCGCTGCCGCCGGGCTCGGTGGCCAGCGATCTGAGTGCGGCCTCCCCCACGTCAGCGCTCACCTCCAGCCCGGCTGTGCGTCCCTGGGGCAGGGGCTCGGGGGCCATATCGACGGTGTAGGCGCTGGCGAGAAACTTGCTGTCGTAGTCGCGGCGGCGATCGCGGTCGGACAAGACGGCGTAGGCCTCGTCAATGAGCTGCTTGCGGGCCTCGATAGCGGTAGCCGAAAATTCGCGGCGGGGTAGCTGCAGGCCGCGATCGCGGTGGGCCTGGGCTAGCTGGTCGGCAGTCGCCTGGATCGGCAACCCCAGAATTCGGTAGTAGTCTAACGGAATTTGCACAGCTCACGTCCCCAACAGCGAATTCACTCGAAATAGTATCCAAAAAGATTTATTACGGACTGCTCAAGCCGCCGATCTTTGACCGCCCCCAGCAGCCAAATTCCAGTTTTCCTCCTCGGTTAGCCAACGGTTCCCCCCGGTTTTGCCCATCGGCCCGGCCCCCAGACCGCTTAGCCCAGCAGGCATCTCTGCTGGCCCAACCCTTCAGTCTTTCGCCAGGGACCCGAGGTGGGCTGGCGAAATAGCTACACCCTATCGCGTTTACCTCAAAATCAGAGCAAAAGTGAAGTTTATAACACACGTCTGCCGCCGTCGTCCTGGACCGTGGCCCCGCCGGTAAACCATTTGGTGAACTCATTTAGTGAACTAACTAAATTAAAGATTAAGTGAAAGATTCTGATGGGTTATTCAGCCGTGCCCACTGGGCCAGCCTCGATGGTGCCCAATTCAGCCCCTTGCAGCCCAGCACGATGCGGCCTCCTGCAGCGCCAGACACCGTTGCCGGGTTGGCCCACTCGGTATGATGGAGAGCGTATCTTGGCCTGGCCTCTGCCCAGGGGGGATACTTTTCGGTATAGTCAAATGTTGGACATCGCGGCGTAGGACCCAGCACACCCATGGTTCAAGAACGGACATTACCCCAATTTCAGGCTCCACCGGCCCAGATCTCCCCAGAAGACGGGCTGGTGCTCTACGAAGATATGGTCCTGGGGCGCTACTTCGAAGACAAGTGCGCCGAGATGTACTATCGGGGCAAAATGTTCGGGTTTGTGCACCTCTACAACGGTCAGGAAGCGGTTTCTAGCGGTGTGATCAAGTCCCTGCGCGCCGACGACTACGTGTGCAGCACCTACCGGGATCACGTTCACGCCCTCAGCTCCGGGGTGCCCGCCAAAAACGTAATGGCCGAGCTGTTTGGCAAAGAGACCGGCTGCAGCAAGGGCCGGGGCGGGTCCATGCACCTGTTTTCCAGCGAGCATAACCTGCTGGGGGGCTTTGCCTTCATCGGCGAAGGCATTCCCGTGGCCCTGGGGGCGGCGTTCCAGTCCCGCTACCGCCGCGACGCCCTCGGCGACGCCAGCGCCGACCAGGTGACCGCCTGCTTCTTTGGCGATGGCACCAGCAACAACGGCCAGTTCTTCGAGTGCCTGAATATGGCGGCCCTGTGGAAGCTGCCGATTTTATTTGTGGTGGAAAACAACAAGTGGGCGATCGGCATGGCCCACGAGCGGGCCACCTCCCAGCCGGAGATCTACAAAAAAGCCTCGGTGTTTGGCATGCCCGGCGTTGAGGTAGACGGCATGGACGTGATGGCCGTGCGGGCCGTGGCTCAGGAGGCGATCGCCCGGGCCCGGGCCGGCGAAGGCCCCACCCTGATCGAATGCCTCACCTACCGCTTCCGAGGCCACTCCCTGGCGGACCCCGACGAGCTGCGCTCCAAGGCCGAGAAAGAGACCTGGCTGGCCCGCGACCCAATCAAGCGGTTCGAGGCCTACCTGCTGGAGCACAACCTGGCCGACGAGGGGGCTTTGAAGGAAGTGCGCGATCGCATCCAGACCCGCATCGACGACGCCCTCACCTTCGCCGAGGACAGCCCTGAACCCAGCCCCGACGATCTCTACAAGTACATCTTCGCTGAGGATTGATCGAGCCCGACCAGAGCAATCCCTAGAAAGTCAGCCTGTTGACTTGGTGGGCAGTGCCCACCCTGTAGCTACCGATGTGGCCTGGACGGTGCATTGCGGCACGACGTTGATCTGAGAGTTGCCCAGGGTAGCTAGCCGCGATTGCACCCTACCCCCACCCATCCACCCGCCTACCCATCCACCCATTCACCCCCTAACATTCACCCATGGCAGAAACCCTCCTATTCAACGCTCTCCGCGAGGCCATCGACGAAGAGATGGGCCGCGACAACACCGTCTTTGTGCTGGGCGAAGACGTGGGCGTCTACGGCGGCTCCTACAAGGTCACCAAGGACCTCTACGACAAGTACGGTGAGCTGCGCGTGCTCGACACCCCGATCGCCGAGAACAGCTTCACCGGTATGGCCGTAGGGGCGGCGATGACCGGCCTGCGCCCGATCATCGAGGGCATGAACATGGGCTTTTTGCTGCTGGCCTTCAATCAAATTGCCAACAACGCGGGCATGCTGCGCTATACCAGCGGCGGCAACTTCAAAATTCCCATGGTGATTC from Leptolyngbya sp. KIOST-1 encodes:
- the pdhA gene encoding pyruvate dehydrogenase (acetyl-transferring) E1 component subunit alpha; its protein translation is MVQERTLPQFQAPPAQISPEDGLVLYEDMVLGRYFEDKCAEMYYRGKMFGFVHLYNGQEAVSSGVIKSLRADDYVCSTYRDHVHALSSGVPAKNVMAELFGKETGCSKGRGGSMHLFSSEHNLLGGFAFIGEGIPVALGAAFQSRYRRDALGDASADQVTACFFGDGTSNNGQFFECLNMAALWKLPILFVVENNKWAIGMAHERATSQPEIYKKASVFGMPGVEVDGMDVMAVRAVAQEAIARARAGEGPTLIECLTYRFRGHSLADPDELRSKAEKETWLARDPIKRFEAYLLEHNLADEGALKEVRDRIQTRIDDALTFAEDSPEPSPDDLYKYIFAED
- a CDS encoding IMS domain-containing protein, whose product is MQIPLDYYRILGLPIQATADQLAQAHRDRGLQLPRREFSATAIEARKQLIDEAYAVLSDRDRRRDYDSKFLASAYTVDMAPEPLPQGRTAGLEVSADVGEAALRSLATEPGGSEAQSSKIEIESDQLVGALLLLLELGEYEQVLQLGQPQLSNPYANGGMATPPPAQDDVVLSLALACLELGREQWQQRQYEIAAESLQTGHELLARGNHFPAIRAEIQTELYKLRPYRILELLARPLDQTRERRQGLKLLKAMLEDRGGIEGSDDDLSGLAIDDFLRFIQQLRDYLTASEQQELFEHEARRPSPVATYLTVYALLARGFARHQPALVRRAKQLLLRLGSQQDVHLEQAVCALLLGQTEEANRALELSQEYEPLAYIREHSRQSPDLLPGLCLYAERWLKDELFPHFRDFKDQDATLKDYFADAQVQAYLETMPTGPGPAEPHLSQPGAPGLGGQFSGAAPGQANPFPSAPQFPTIEGSLPIGAPSMPAPPARRSAPPPDRYDGGYGGSGYSSPGSPSNNGNGTYPPAAPAAPSRPRRDRPPRPQAGTDRAEPADARAAGFELPGEDDLSVAERVAQLSPEGRMTAADSREAASPPPNPPRRTTIAAVDTALAPGQALSPAMAAGSRDRRSSSTPRWGRLALVGAAGIVGIGILGFGTMRALGWVTSAFSGPRISGQPLAIRVDQPAFEIPEAPPAPAEIGVNDMAARVINEWLATKRAALGKDYQGDRLDDILLEPVLTQWARRADAAAAENWYWEYEHTVEVESVSPDDPTADELQAIARVSERARLFEYGVENVGAAYDDTLRMQYDLVRQDGRWFVRGMTKLADAN
- a CDS encoding DUF3038 domain-containing protein, producing MPVNSPPVSPPPLVLDTLSNPGLPNDECPRRARIHLDLLLLAIEALDLGGGEAMLAISRELALEGLVKGRVHLWLLRGTNPMRRYSQRRPLQIEEAKALVIIICTLTRRLTVLVRQLLVGYQQLNDKQLSPQHHFRLADYLSRFRSHFRARMNPRRAGVIAYSTDEKLDQLAIQLLQQLLLCSGVLGPQRLWSSLFDGEVS
- a CDS encoding DUF4335 domain-containing protein gives rise to the protein MTVQRQYTLPHCNLVLEGLSADANDPLSPLAVLMNAECHLPGASDATLTGGREFLDSLVAAVSRYGQQLLSGVPSPAPAGPGQPTVEVKPGEGGYHHLLVHQQPLGEPLSDINAQPPLDVKLTTVQFYDLMEAVDQLLADTQTLPDLTAQFQAVSRRLVQPTEPIAQRAAPAALGAAVLAAAGLALFFVPPPEFEPTRPESESSAPAESGTNPLETAPGAGVEPVVDTTESAAAGVDLERLEAAPAITDAATLALLRSDLARRLEENWTDAPRPSGDLAYRVMVSEDGDILGYKYDSDLALAEVDNTPLPQLTFVPVDGAEPVRERVAQFIATFTPAGQVLVEPTSAPTAAPAGTSTGATAATLPPLENKIADGDRIRALNGTLYDDILAELGPLSASEDLRFRVRLTDAGEVVGYEPINAAAGLLARETPLPGLVTAPEGDRNQADFQVVFTQGGVLQVSPWDGWPQ